The genomic DNA CTAGCGGGCTCGTCGGGGACGGAGCCGGCGGCGCCCGCGGGCGGGCCGCTCCGTCCTCCGCGTGAACGGGATGAGGTTCTATGCCGAAAGCGATGGTGGTGGACGACTCTCGTACGATCCGGCGGATTCTGGCGGGGATCCTCGGGGAGATTGGATTCCAGGTGATCCATGCCGAAAACGGCAAGGAAGCGCTGGCAATCGTCGGTCGGGAACGGGAGGCGGATGTCGCCATCTCCTTGGCGCTGGTCGACTGGAACATGCCGGAGATGAACGGGCTGGAGTTCGTCCAGCAACTCCGCGCGGACGTCAGGAACGCCGACATGTTGGTCATGATGGTGACGACCGAGACGCAGGTCGACCAGATGGTCGCGGCGCTCGAGGCCGGCGCGAACGAGTACATCATGAAGCCGTTCACCAAGGACATCATCCAGGGCAAACTGCGTCTCCTGGGTGTGGTGGAGTAGGGTAGGGTCTGTGGCCACTGCTGTCCGGCGCGCCATCCCCGCGGGCACCAAGATCCGCGTGCTCGTCGTGGACGACTCGGTGGTGATCCGCCGTCTCGTGACGCAGGCGCTCAGCGAGGATCCCGGCATCGAAGTGGTGGCGGCGGCTGCCAACGGTCTCATCGCGCTGCAACGCATTCCCCAGGCCAACCCGGACGTGATCACGCTCGACGTCGAGATGCCGGAAATGGACGGCCTCGAGACGCTGCGTCGCATCCGCAAGGACTACCCGAACCTTCGGGTCATCATGTTCAGCACGCTGACCGCCCGCGGAGCGACAGCCACGATCGACGCGCTCATGCTTGGCGCGGACGACTACGTGACGAAGGCCGCCAACGTGGGAAAGGTCGGCGAATCGCTCGCGGCGCTCAGGGGCGAACTGGTGCCTCGAATCAACCAGTTCTTCCTGAGGGCCGAGCCGTCGTCGGGCGCGGTATCCGTCGCACGTCCGATGCCGGGACGGGGCCCGCGCCCCGTGCGGGTCGTGGCGGACTTCCGGCCGCACCTGGCGCCCAAGGCGCTCGTCATCGGCGTCTCGACTGGCGGACCGACGGCGCTGTCGCACATCGTTCCGGCGCTGCCGGGCGATTTCAGGCTGCCGGTCCTCATCGTGCAGCACATGCCGCCGCTCTTCACGCGACTGCTCGCCGAGCGACTGCAGAAGCAGACGGCGTTGAAAGTCGTGGAGGCGGCTGAGGGGCTCGCCGTGCAGCGCGGGACGGTCTACATCGCGCCCGGCGATTACCACATGCGGGTACGCCAACAGGGCGACCGCGTCGTGGTGGCGCTGGACCAGGCTCCGCCCGAGAACTCGTGCCGGCCTGCCGTGGACGTGCTGTTCCGCTCCGCGCACGAGGTCTATGGCGGCCAGGTGGTCTCGGTCATCCTGACCGGGATGGGGCAGGACGGCCTCCGCGGCGTCGAGTTGCTCAGGTCGAGCGGTGCCCGCGTTATCATCCAGGACGAGGCGACGAGCGTCGTCTGGGGTATGCCCGGCGCCATCGCTCGCGCGAATCTCGCGGATGCAATCGTCGGAATCGATGATATCGTGCCGGAAATACTCAGGCATGTCTGAGAGCGGGTGGCTATGACGTTGCAGGCGGAGGGCACGGCGCGGCAGGACCCGAACCCGTTCCAGGGGATCAGTCCGGAGACGTACAAATATCTCCAGGACTACGTGTATCGTGAATCCGGCATCGTCCTCGAGGACGACAAGCACTACCTGCTTCAGGCCAGGCTGATGCCGATCCTGAAGAAGGAGCAGCTCAAGACGATCGACGAGATCTGTGCACGTCTGAAGGCCGGCCAAGGCGACCTCAGACTGCGCGTCGTCGAGGCGATGACGACCAATGAGACGCTGTTCTTCCGCGACCCGGCGCACTACGACGCCCTCAAGACCCAGATCATCCCGGCGCTGATGAAGGCCCGTGAGTCCACGCG from Vicinamibacterales bacterium includes the following:
- a CDS encoding response regulator; the protein is MPKAMVVDDSRTIRRILAGILGEIGFQVIHAENGKEALAIVGREREADVAISLALVDWNMPEMNGLEFVQQLRADVRNADMLVMMVTTETQVDQMVAALEAGANEYIMKPFTKDIIQGKLRLLGVVE
- a CDS encoding chemotaxis response regulator protein-glutamate methylesterase — its product is MATAVRRAIPAGTKIRVLVVDDSVVIRRLVTQALSEDPGIEVVAAAANGLIALQRIPQANPDVITLDVEMPEMDGLETLRRIRKDYPNLRVIMFSTLTARGATATIDALMLGADDYVTKAANVGKVGESLAALRGELVPRINQFFLRAEPSSGAVSVARPMPGRGPRPVRVVADFRPHLAPKALVIGVSTGGPTALSHIVPALPGDFRLPVLIVQHMPPLFTRLLAERLQKQTALKVVEAAEGLAVQRGTVYIAPGDYHMRVRQQGDRVVVALDQAPPENSCRPAVDVLFRSAHEVYGGQVVSVILTGMGQDGLRGVELLRSSGARVIIQDEATSVVWGMPGAIARANLADAIVGIDDIVPEILRHV